The Thamnophis elegans isolate rThaEle1 chromosome Z, rThaEle1.pri, whole genome shotgun sequence DNA window GGAAAGAATATATGAAGATTCTTCTATGGTATAAGAATCTTCAGATTGTTCCATTGCCAGCGAATATTACACAATTTCAGGCTTTCGTTAAGAAGAAATATCTCATCTCtctaaaaataatcagaaaaggTTTGACAAAGTAAGATCATACTTTATAACATGGTTCTTCATTTTATGCAACTTTATGTAGTTTTATTTTCAAACGTTATTCAGTGAAACATTAGGAGAGTTTTATTGTCAGCATTTCAGTGATGCTTTAACATTTAAGACCTTTGAGCATGGGAGACATCATACCTAAAGTTGTATGTTTTATTGGCTTGTCTAGATGGAAAAGATAATTTGATATGTTAGAGGAATGGCTGATCTTTGACGATATAATATGGAAACAAGATGCAGCTAATGGGAAATTAATTTTCCTTTGatctaagccactttttttccaaTCTCcgatccttcctttatttttacctCTCCTTATGTTCAATCCTATCTGTTTCCCAGACACTTCCTGAACAAATCTCTtcagttttctttgcaagatttttTGCAACTTCATGagaagatatttttattttcagagtatgttcagtggaatattaagataaTTTTATTGTCGGCTTTTCACTTATGCTTTAACCATTAAGTCTTTCAAACATGTACATTTAGACGCTGTGTCTCAATGGAAAAGGCCATTCAACATGTAACAGGAATAGCTGATCATTTGTGGTATGTAAGGGAACCAAATTACATATAATGGGAAATTAAGCTTCCTTTGATTTAAGTAACTTTTCTCCAATCTCAAATCTTTCCCTtaccctttttttctccctttcaattctgtctgATTCCCAGAGATTGCCTGGacaaatggggtttttttttggcaaggttttttttttttacagaagtgttttacatttctctctttcctatgactgagagaaaatgattggccaatggtcacccagctgcctttgcgccttggactggactagaattcccagtctcccagtttctagtttgATTCTTTAACCACTAATACTTTTCATTTCCTAACTGGACTATGAATGAAAAGTTTCCGAAGTTGAAGGGATGTACTTCAAAGGAAATGGGTAAAAATGTCTGTAATTGTTATTGAGTTTTCATTATTTATAGACTCCCTGAAAGAATATCAGGCATTATTACATGATAGGGCAACTGATAAAAAACTACACAAATATATACACACGTAAAGGAGTGTATTGAGAGTCCGAAGAGTTCTGAGAAAAGATGTTAGAGTGGTTGTGTGATTCACTCAGCTAATATAATCATAAATAAATTAATCGGTCACTAAATTAAAATTGCagcctttctttcttatttccaaGGATTTAATCGACATGACTAACTCTGAGTAAATGCAAATGAAAAACATATAGTTTCAGAAAGCtacataattattaataattcttCAGAAGAATTATTTAATTTGTTATTTAGAATCGAATAGAATACaacaacagagttgaaagggatcttgaaggccttctagtccaactccctgcttaggcaggaaatattACATCACTTCATAGATGGATCTCCAAtggcttcttaaaaatgtccagtgtttgagcattcacagcttctggaggcaagtagttgcttctctccttgattagtttccacccgttgcttcttctcctcccctcaggtgcttcggagaataggttgaattcctcttttttgtggcagcccattaatgttccttttttgttttcagGCTTCCATCTGGATGATACCATGGAAAAAGACAACCAGTCCTGCTTGACTGAATTTCTCCTGCTCGGCTTCTCAGATTTCAAGTCTATGGAAGAACTTGTATTTTGTTTGGTTCTAATATTCTACCTCATGACTTTGATGGGCAACAGCCTGGTTTTGATCCTCACCATTTCCAGTCCCACCCTTCACACCCCAATGTACTTCTTCCTGTGGAACTTGTCTTTCTTGGAAATTGGCTACACCTCCACCATCAGCCCAAAGATGCTAGTAAATTTGCTTTCAGGGAACCAGACCATATCCTTTTGGGGCTGTGGATGTCAAATatgcttcttccttctctttagtgTCACTGAGTGTTGTCTTCTTTGTGCTATGGCATATGACCGCTATGTTGCCATTTGCAAGCCCTTGCAATATCCATATATCATGAACGACAAGAATTGTGCTAATTTAGCTGCCATTTCATGGACCATTGGTGCTTTTGTGAGTTTGGGGCAATCTATTTCAATCTTCACCCTTCCCTACTGTGGGTCAAACAGAATCAGCCATTTCTTCTGCGATATCATGCCTGTTCTCAGATTGACTTCCATCGATACTTACAAAAATGAAGTGGCCAATTCCATACTAACTGTAGTATTTGTCTTGGTTCCCCTTTTGTTCATCCTCTTTACCTACATCCTCATCATCTCCTCTATTCTCAGAATGCCAGTGGCCACCAACAGGCACAAAGCATTTTCCACTTGTTCCTCACATCTCACTGTTGTTCTCCTGTATTATGGAACAATCATTGCTGCCTACATTCAGCCCGACTCGGCAAATTCTCAGGACAACAACAGATTTCTTGCCCTACTCTACACAATAGTGACCCCAAGTTTGAACCCCATCATTTACAGCTTGAGGAACAAAGAGATAAAAGCTGCTTTCAAAACATCAGTAGCAAGGAAATGGGTCTTTTTAGGTAGAAATCCAggatcataatccaataataatTGATAAGATCCCATTATATCAAGCAGTTTCATTTTTTTGAGAAATAATAATCTTAGCTACACATTTATGTGCTAGATTGAACTCTAGAAAATGGCAGTGGCTAATTTTAGCCTTAATAGTAGTATGATTCAGATCTTGggatagatttttttaaacaagggACGTGTCCTGAATAGCAATAGCTGTAACATTTAGTCATATACTGATGCATAGTGTTTTGCagaattctttaaaaagtttacagtgtcagcatattatccccaatCATTTGCATCCTCATTTTATCTACCTACAGGTGGAACTTTGAGCCTGTTGAGATCGAACTCCacgcagtgggcagagttagcctgcagtactgcattctaaccaccatggctcttgaaaGGAAAGCTGAATTTATTATTATGATTGAAAAAGGATTGTCTGGTTATTTTCTTGGAACAGTGAAGCCAAAATCAAGTAGAAACTGACGCTGTAAGGATTCCCACAAGTGATATATGACTTAAACCCAAATATGTTTATAAatctcttttattattattattgcatcaACACAACATTCAGAAGGAAGTAGGTGTAACtaaaagatagaaataaacaTTATCATGAATGTGGCAATTTGTTTTCAGtatgtatatttaaatatatttgtagatatactgtatatacaccagtggtgggttgcaggctttACACCCTGGTACGGTGTACCAGAGTGTGCCTGGAACACTGGGTATTGTTCTGTTCTGGTGCTCTGGATGGTCTACCCGCTCTCCTGCCCTTCTCACATGTCTTTAAATCCTTCGGCACTTCCACGCAGGAGCATGGCGTGTACAGTGCCTGTGCATTGTTCCGCCAAgaagctggagtgttgcagaggctcgcggaggcatcgctggatggtaatatgcatgcgtgtgctgtgcGCATGTGTAGGCGTTGGTGGATGCCGTGCCTCGTTGCAACcctaccagttgcaatgggatccagaacccacccaccctcacacacacacacacacacacacacacacacacacacacacacagagtcatacACACTTTTCTCCCTTCCCAACCCTCTCATAGCTTCCTCCCAATTTAATTCCAAATTATTGGGCAAACCATCTCCAACATTCCCACTGATCTTTTCTGTATAATTATTCCCTCTAATTTCCGACATCCTGTGTGTGGGAGAAGCAATGTCTTGTCAAGTTTTCCCCAAGTCAATTGCAACTTAGTGTACTACAATACAAGAATTTGAATAAATTGCAAATAGATATACAATAGCAACATATCatgatatttatgtatttaataaaataatcatacaaataaataaaataaaataaatcttgtgCCTCATTCTCATCTTCTCTCAGCTATTGGTTGAGCAGGAGGATAACCGAGCAGAAAATAAATAACCACATTATATCTATTTTCAGTTATAATAATGTTGAAGTTAAATTTTTTATAACTGCATGGTACTTATGATACTTATTCTAACCCATGTCATTGTTTATTAGTCTATTTATTCAAATTTCTAATGGACACTTTATATATGATTTGTCAATCAGGAAACTTAAATTGTAGTGACATTTACagcatttagaaaaaaaagttaaactttgaatatgaaattaaaattattaggacaatttctttttttaaaatcatttttattttattttgtaacatAAAAACTCCAATTTTAGTTCAACAATGTATTGTCTGTGTACATAtttttttaggaaataataatgaaaatgttGACAACAATATTCATAACATTGGTATTAGTTCTGTAATTATAATAGTAATCATTATTATGTTATTTGCTTGTCCATTTTAACTAACCTCCCTGGAATTCTCTACCTgactgttacatcctcaaacctccacagcttcatccttaaactgtctactgtggacctcactccAGTCCTAACAGATCcataaaaggggcatgcataagcgcactagcatgcctatcatccctgtcctttAGTTCCcaattatttgtactcatttcctttattcatgtccatgtttatgcttatacctgctatcttgtacatgtttgacaaacagacaaacaaacaaataaataaaaagttgtcATCTAGTATTCTTTTACCAAATCCCCAGGATGAGTCCTTGTGCTTTTGTCATGAGACCTTATTAGAGAAAAAGGTCTCCAGTCTCTTGGGAGATTTGAGTCCTCTAAGATCCAGTGGCTCCTTAACATCTTTGAGATGGGTTTATATAAACGGCCTCCATAATATCAACCATTTGTTTTCTACAGGAAAGAATATATAaagattctttttctttatctataGTAGAGGAATCTTCAGATTGTTACATTGCCAGCGAATATTACACAATTTCAGGCTTTCCTTAAAAAGAAATATCTCATCTCCctaaaaataatcagaaaaggTTTGATGAAGTAAGATCATACTTTATAACTTGGTTCTTCACTTTATGAAGTTTTATTTTCAAAGGTTATTCGGTGAAACATTAAGAGAGTTTTATTGTCAGCATGTCAGTGATGTTTTAACATTTAAGACTTTTGAGCCTTAGACACATCATGCCTAAAGTTGTATGTTTTGTTGTTCTATCTAGATGGAAAAGATAATTCGATATGTTAGAGGAATGGCTGATCATTGACGATATAATATGGAAACAATTTGCGACTAATaggaaattattttttcctttgatcTAAGCCACTTTTTTCCAATCTCCAATCCTTTCCTGATTCACAGACACTTCCTGGACAAATCTCTTCAattttctttgcaagatttttcagaaatggtttgccttgGTCTCTTCCCTaaagctgagagaaaatgacaggCCCAAGGCAGAGTTGATACTCAGCTGGTTTTCAGACAGaatcataaatattttaacacctttgaaatatatttttctatatcTGAATATTTGTGCTAGTTCCAAATAGGGGTCCCTTCAGATTTCATtctgctagtcattgccaactGTAGGGGACAgtactcatttctgtttcaagaaTATTGAGGCAACACTATATGAAACTTTCCAGCATAATGTCCCAGAGTGCGGTTATCTTTCCACTGAAGTAGTACATATTTATCTACTTGTCTTAGCATGCATTCAAACTGCTAAGTGGACAAGAGCTGGtgtaagtaatgggagctcatcccattgtgTGGCACTAGGGTCTCAAACCCAGGTTGCCAGCTTTCCAGCCAATAAGGTCAGCATCTTTAAACACTGTACCACTGCACTActcctgcagaggtgggttcagattggttcagctgagtaggtaataCCTTGGCCAGCCATGCCCCCAAGCCAATTCTATCAGTAGCGCTAAAGACACCTAAATTAGTAACAGAAACGATCATATTGTAGTTCTATTGTGTTGGGGggaagggaggctcagccaatctaaatgtacacatgttgtactctcACAATAAAGGTATCAATTTGAAATTGATATGGTAGACTaaccaattaaaaaaatgaacatatAGACTTGAGGGGCCAAATTGAGAGCTTGAGGACAATTCAgttctgggaattttttttagaatgatTCTGTGGTTCACTAAGGTGATATATAATCACAATTAAATTTACAGACAGAAAATTTAATTTTCATGCTTCCTTTCCTATTTCTAAGGATTTAATCCATATTACTGTTTCACAGTAATACAAAGAAAGCAGAATATAGGTATAAATTCTAAAGAATTTTAATAATGCTTTAGAAGAATTGTTTAATTAATCAATACCATAAGCCACTTAGATTCCAATCCTGAAAGCAATCATAATAAATTGCCTACTTTAAGATACTGTTATCCTATTTTTTCTTATCAAGCAAGCCAGGAATATATAAAGGCCAAGtatcactcactcatcacaaaatctatAGAAGCGTAAAGCTTACAAAGTTGAAATTCGGCACAcatgttcttcttggcttctaggtgctcactaagaaaggatttttcaaaatgaccatcagataattagtatttcttatgcagtaattaacatgctctgattctAAGAAGTTTTATTCCCtagctgaaaagaactctgttccaattgccagttgccttatagtaacacgctctgatgctaaggaattagacattctactctccctccccacctgaaaagaactctgttccaacagCAAGTTGCCCCACATTCTAGCACCTCACTTCAAACTGGCAgaagttccactccttcactcaacGCTCTTGGGCTCCTTACAATATTAaacgtcagtacctcaccaaaatgtctatgccttccacctatgaaaCTGATTCTGGACTCAAGGTGGTGAGAGTGATATtctcttatgtgtttcaatcaccaatcaccactgagccaatggattgaactggaacgaaccggatttctcctgcattgcccaatcacatagtttcattgtgAAGCATGGGTTTACAGCTAGTTACGTATATATCCACTGTACAATATTTTGCTTACAGTAAGTCTTAACTCATTATAATCATAGCATTTCTAATTTATAATGTTATTATAAATTAGGTCATTATGAACTTCAAAGTCTAGTCCCAGGTAATAGATTCTTCCCGATTATCTTGTCTTGTTGTACAATAGTATCTCCAGTAGTTCAGACCATGTCCTATTTTTGCAGACCCAAGGGAACCAACCATTTCATTTATGAGCATCTTCTCCTTGCGGAATAGCCATCCTACCTGAGATGAGTATATTTTGCTCAGATGTAACctgggcaccagtggtgggttccgggcggtaTGGCCCGGTACGGCCACACTGAGAGTAGCCGGGATAAGCTGCCACTGTATTGGTACAGTGGTTTGTTTGGTCCACCCGCCCGTCTGCGTTCCATGTCTGTTTAATAACACCACTGGCCCATTGTGCATGCTGGCACAGTGTGCGGCCCCTACGTGACCTCTGCCAGGCAGTTGGGTGTCACAGAGTggtggtgtgtgcatgcgtgaGCAGCACGCACACCTGTCTAGGACACTTGGCCCCATGCAAGCATACCAGCTGTGGTAgggtctggaacccaccactgcttggccCCCTTGGATTTTATTATGGTAGTGTTCCTGCAGTTTTATTGGCCATCTTCAGCATCTCCTCAGGAGAAACATAAAAGAACTTTCTCAGCCTTGACTTTCCACTTCATTGGAGGGAACATGAATTATGGAATTGTCATTGTCATGTATGAAGTATCTCCCAGAAACCACTCCTCAGAATGCAGTATTTGGTATTTACACTttatatagcaataacacttagacttatatacagccctctctaagcagtttacccccaacaatcagggtcctagttttactaacctcagaaggatggaatgctgagtcaatcttgagtgggtgagaattgaactgctggcagtcaacagaattatcctgcagtactgtattctaacccctgtgccacTATAGCTCTTTCAATGAATGTCATAGAATGTATGCTATGTGCATTGCCATAAATATATTCTGATAAAAACCCAAAGGGAAACCACAAacaataaatcttactttaagatcagaggttgaTTTCATGAACAATTTTGGAACATGAATAGCCAATATAGCAATGCAGTTCCACAACAAACTTACATTATTAAACCATTGCAATGGGTTCCAATGACTCATAGCAGGTCCTGCTATACTCCACTGTTTGAAACTGAAATTGTGTGAACATCAGATAATATGAGAAAATGTGAATGGAATAAATTGCCATTTTTATAGCCAGGGAGGAGGAGATATATTAAAAGTACCCATAGCCCACAGATTTTCCCTGTTATTATTCGTCATCATGATAGATAGTGTAATCAGGAAGGATATAAATTATCCCATTGATTGGCATTATAATGGAAACCAAAATAGTCAGCATCTGGGGGCACTGGATTTACTACCTTTTTAAAACAATGCTTCCCCTGTGATCCAGGATGTCCTCTGATATTCATTAATCAAATCCACAGGATGAATCTTCAGGCTTCTGTCAGGAGATCTTGTTAAAGGAAAAAAAGTCTTTTATGTCTCTTTAGAATTTCTGGTCCTCTGGGAGTCAAGTGATTCTATAGACTCCTTTACTCCTTTGATGTTGGCTGATCCGAAATGTCTGCAGAGAGGAAAAAATACTTCATTCTCCACAGAAAGAGTTACATGGAGAGTCACTTATGGCAAGCTGATATTCAAGTTCTAAAGCAAGGTCAATgcattttccttggttcatgttTGGTGGGTTGGTTCTTCCTGTTCTACAACTCCATGAAAGGTTTTATTGATCCAATaatagtaacagagttggaagggacgttggaggtcgaccaaccccttgctcacacaggggacctgtactag harbors:
- the LOC116522584 gene encoding LOW QUALITY PROTEIN: olfactory receptor 10AG1-like (The sequence of the model RefSeq protein was modified relative to this genomic sequence to represent the inferred CDS: inserted 2 bases in 1 codon), yielding MAYDRYVAICKPLQYPYIMNDKNCANLAAISWTIGAFVSLGQSISIFTLPYCGSNRISHFFCDIMPVLRLTSIDTYKNEVANSILTVVFVLVPLLFILFTYILIISSILRMPVATNRHKAFSTCSSHLTVVLLYYGTIIAAYIQPDSANSQDNNRFXLPYSTQ